Proteins found in one Aquibium microcysteis genomic segment:
- the terL gene encoding phage terminase large subunit: protein MSTKTDPFADFKVFLFLIWKFLNLPSPTRSQYALAEWLQGGPNKLVIMAFRGIGKSWVTAAYVCWLLLRNPQLKIMVVSASKLRADDFSTFTLRLIHEVPFLKHLIPNDGQRSSKIAFDVGPARPDQSPSVKSVGITGQLTGSRADVIVADDIEVANNSATQAMRDKLKELTKEFSAILKPLDTSKIIYLGTPQTEQSIYNELPARGYEIRTIPARYPTDAQRARYGERLASYLRTDLDARPELATGPVCERFTEITLVDKMAEYGQAGFALQFMLDTSLADADRYPLKLRDLIVMDVDRERAPREIAWGNDAGCILNDVPNVGFDGDRYYRPIMVSKENWGAYTGCVMAIDPSGRGGDETGYAIVAILAGRLFLLDAGGFRGGYEDTVLEALASKAKQYGVKEVIVEPNFGDGMFNRILAPVMARIYPCKISETERSKGQKEQRIVDTLEPVLNGHRLVVDRSLIERDFRSTEGLPPEHQNRFRLLYQLTRITRDRGSIPKDDRIDALALAVHYWTSAMARDTEKAAQQARQEALDAELRIFLQHVIGGAPSPGSIIRRPF, encoded by the coding sequence TTGAGCACCAAGACGGACCCGTTCGCGGACTTCAAGGTGTTCCTCTTCCTCATCTGGAAGTTCCTCAACCTCCCGTCCCCGACGCGGTCGCAGTACGCGCTCGCAGAGTGGCTCCAGGGGGGGCCCAACAAGCTCGTCATCATGGCCTTCCGAGGGATCGGCAAGAGCTGGGTGACGGCGGCCTACGTGTGCTGGCTACTCCTGAGGAACCCCCAGCTCAAGATCATGGTCGTGTCGGCCTCGAAGCTCCGCGCCGACGACTTCTCGACCTTTACCCTGCGCCTCATCCACGAGGTGCCGTTCCTCAAGCACCTGATCCCCAACGACGGCCAGCGGTCCTCCAAGATCGCCTTCGACGTGGGCCCGGCCCGCCCTGACCAGTCGCCCTCCGTGAAGTCGGTCGGCATCACCGGCCAGCTCACCGGCTCCCGCGCCGACGTGATCGTGGCGGACGATATCGAGGTCGCCAACAACTCCGCCACGCAGGCCATGCGCGACAAGCTCAAGGAGCTGACGAAGGAGTTCTCGGCCATCCTCAAGCCGCTGGACACCTCGAAGATCATCTACCTCGGCACTCCCCAGACCGAGCAGTCGATCTACAACGAGCTGCCGGCGCGTGGGTACGAGATCAGGACCATCCCCGCTCGTTACCCTACAGATGCCCAGAGAGCGCGTTACGGGGAGCGCCTGGCCTCCTACCTCCGGACAGACCTCGACGCCCGTCCTGAGCTTGCTACAGGGCCCGTATGCGAGCGCTTCACCGAGATCACTCTGGTCGACAAGATGGCCGAGTACGGGCAGGCGGGCTTCGCCCTCCAGTTCATGCTCGACACCTCGCTCGCCGACGCCGACCGCTACCCGCTCAAGCTCCGCGACCTCATCGTCATGGACGTGGACCGGGAGAGGGCACCTCGCGAGATCGCGTGGGGCAACGACGCCGGCTGCATCCTGAACGATGTCCCGAACGTGGGCTTCGACGGGGACCGCTACTACCGCCCCATCATGGTCTCGAAGGAGAATTGGGGCGCATATACCGGCTGCGTGATGGCGATCGATCCCTCGGGCCGTGGTGGCGACGAGACGGGCTACGCGATCGTGGCGATCCTCGCCGGCCGCCTGTTCCTGCTCGACGCTGGCGGCTTCCGTGGGGGCTACGAGGACACCGTCCTAGAGGCCCTCGCCAGCAAGGCGAAGCAGTACGGGGTCAAGGAGGTCATCGTCGAGCCCAACTTCGGCGACGGCATGTTCAACCGCATCCTGGCCCCCGTCATGGCCCGCATCTACCCCTGCAAGATCAGCGAGACGGAGCGCTCGAAGGGACAGAAGGAGCAGCGCATCGTCGACACCCTCGAACCCGTCCTGAACGGTCACCGCCTGGTCGTGGATCGGTCCCTGATCGAGCGGGACTTCCGGTCCACCGAGGGCCTCCCTCCCGAGCACCAGAACCGCTTCCGGCTGCTCTACCAGCTCACCCGCATCACCCGCGACCGCGGATCGATCCCCAAGGACGACCGCATCGACGCTCTGGCCCTTGCCGTCCACTACTGGACCTCGGCCATGGCCCGAGACACGGAGAAGGCGGCCCAGCAGGCTCGACAGGAGGCTCTGGACGCTGAGCTGAGGATCTTCCTCCAGCATGTGATTGGAGGGGCTCCGTCGCCGGGCTCCATCATTCGGAGACCCTTCTAG